A genomic segment from Marinobacter subterrani encodes:
- a CDS encoding 6-phosphofructokinase → MAIKNAFYAQSGGVTAVINASACGVIQTARKHPDKIGKVYAGRNGIIGALREELIDTSLESDEAIQALIHTPGGAFGSCRHKLKNISENRREYERLIEVFRAHDIGYFFYNGGGDSQDTAYKVSQIADKMGYPITCIGVPKTVDNDLPFTDCCPGFGSVAKYIATSTLEASLDIKSMCETSTKVFILEVMGRHAGWIAASGGLAGQGEGEPPHIILFPEIPFDRDTFLARVDHCVKEYGYCVVVASEGAQYEDGRFLADAGAKDAFGHTQLGGVAPALANMVKQALGHKYHWAVADYLQRSARHIASATDVEQAYAVGKAAVEMALAGKQALMPTIVREQAKPYRWKIGEAPLSEVANQEKKMPIHYITDDGFGITQDCRDYLEPLIYGESFPPFDNGLPRVAKLQNILVERKLKTEFQL, encoded by the coding sequence ATGGCCATCAAGAACGCATTCTACGCTCAGTCCGGCGGCGTCACCGCCGTCATCAATGCCAGTGCCTGCGGGGTCATCCAGACTGCCCGCAAACATCCGGACAAGATCGGCAAGGTGTATGCCGGGCGCAACGGTATTATAGGAGCGCTCAGAGAAGAACTGATCGATACCAGCCTTGAAAGCGACGAAGCCATCCAGGCCCTGATTCACACGCCGGGGGGCGCCTTCGGCTCCTGTCGCCACAAGCTCAAGAACATCTCAGAGAACCGTCGCGAATACGAGCGGCTGATTGAAGTGTTCCGGGCCCACGACATCGGCTACTTTTTCTATAATGGCGGTGGCGACTCCCAGGACACGGCCTACAAGGTTTCCCAGATTGCCGACAAGATGGGCTACCCCATCACCTGCATCGGCGTCCCCAAGACTGTCGACAACGATCTGCCGTTTACCGACTGCTGCCCGGGTTTTGGTTCGGTGGCCAAATACATTGCCACCTCTACCCTCGAAGCCAGCCTCGACATCAAATCCATGTGCGAAACCTCAACCAAGGTGTTCATACTGGAAGTCATGGGGCGCCACGCGGGCTGGATTGCTGCTTCCGGCGGCCTGGCCGGCCAGGGTGAGGGCGAGCCGCCGCACATCATCCTGTTCCCGGAAATCCCGTTTGATCGGGACACCTTCCTGGCCCGGGTGGATCACTGCGTGAAGGAATATGGCTACTGTGTCGTGGTTGCGTCCGAAGGTGCCCAGTATGAAGACGGCCGGTTCCTGGCCGATGCCGGTGCCAAGGATGCGTTTGGTCATACCCAACTGGGTGGCGTTGCGCCGGCCCTGGCGAATATGGTCAAGCAGGCCCTGGGCCACAAGTACCACTGGGCGGTAGCCGACTACCTGCAGCGCAGTGCCCGGCACATTGCCTCCGCCACCGATGTGGAGCAGGCCTATGCCGTTGGCAAGGCCGCGGTGGAGATGGCTCTGGCGGGCAAACAGGCTCTGATGCCCACCATCGTTCGCGAGCAGGCAAAGCCGTACCGCTGGAAGATTGGCGAAGCGCCTCTGAGTGAAGTGGCCAACCAGGAAAAGAAGATGCCGATTCACTACATCACCGACGATGGTTTTGGCATCACCCAGGATTGCCGGGACTATCTGGAGCCCCTGATTTACGGGGAGAGTTTCCCGCCGTTCGACAATGGGCTGCCGCGGGTTGCCAAACTGCAGAATATTCTGGTCGAAAGGAAGCTGAAAACCGAGTTCCAGCTTTAG
- a CDS encoding GrxA family glutaredoxin, with translation MEQVTIYGRSSCGFCVRAKGLCETRNIPYVWIDMIEKGMSKQDIADKIGRPVYTVPQILVGSQYVGGFDQFYAYLRDHGA, from the coding sequence ATGGAGCAGGTCACGATTTATGGCCGATCAAGCTGCGGATTCTGTGTCCGGGCAAAGGGCCTGTGTGAGACCAGGAACATCCCTTATGTCTGGATCGATATGATCGAGAAGGGCATGAGCAAGCAGGATATCGCTGACAAGATTGGCCGGCCGGTGTACACGGTGCCGCAGATCCTGGTGGGTAGCCAGTACGTGGGTGGGTTCGACCAGTTCTATGCCTACCTGAGAGATCACGGCGCGTAA
- the lipB gene encoding lipoyl(octanoyl) transferase LipB, with product MPELIVRSLGEQPYLETWEAMKTFTANRDETVADELWCLEHPGVYTQGQAGKAEHILAPGDIPVIQVDRGGQVTYHGPGQLVIYLMINLTRNRMGIRALVDEIEQAIVRTLAGLGVESAPRADAPGVYVDTSKIASLGLRVRRGCSFHGLALNVDMDMEPFRRINPCGYAGLAMCQVRDFVPEITLPEVQRRLVAQLVEGLGHSAVEFQQGW from the coding sequence ATGCCTGAACTGATTGTCCGGTCCCTGGGGGAGCAACCCTACCTGGAAACCTGGGAGGCCATGAAAACCTTTACCGCCAACCGGGATGAGACCGTTGCCGATGAGCTCTGGTGCCTTGAGCATCCCGGGGTCTACACCCAGGGTCAGGCGGGCAAGGCCGAGCATATTCTGGCCCCGGGTGACATTCCGGTGATCCAGGTGGACCGGGGTGGGCAGGTGACCTATCACGGCCCGGGCCAGTTGGTAATCTATCTGATGATCAATCTGACCCGAAACAGGATGGGCATCCGTGCACTGGTGGATGAAATTGAGCAGGCGATTGTCCGAACCCTTGCCGGGTTAGGCGTGGAATCCGCGCCGCGAGCGGATGCCCCTGGTGTCTATGTGGACACATCAAAAATTGCGTCGCTCGGGCTCCGGGTGCGGCGGGGGTGCTCTTTCCACGGGCTGGCGCTGAATGTTGACATGGACATGGAGCCCTTCCGGCGGATCAACCCCTGCGGTTATGCCGGATTGGCTATGTGCCAGGTTCGCGATTTTGTCCCGGAGATTACCCTGCCCGAGGTCCAGCGGCGCCTTGTTGCCCAACTGGTGGAAGGCCTGGGACACTCTGCGGTGGAGTTTCAACAGGGTTGGTAG
- a CDS encoding GGDEF domain-containing protein translates to MSQTTRNTPDTELSQFRVKGEIPVPVLINWLTTVAVPLLVFFAWRSGLRNDPVTPPLLIGFAVMLAANSLVYWLSSHKTLQRRGFIALITVLFTYLAIHAVEDGSAILWLFAYPPIIFYISEARVGVAACSGGFAAVILLFSPLGDMLFEPPYSSSFRLTMIFALGFEMVTCYILDQSRRRSKLGLLKLAADFEYAAKHDALTGLANRREALSQLDAEHQRYLRNGRLFSVVLLDIDLFKSVNDNYGHHVGDELITLVAQTLREQCRKVDTLARWGGEEYLILLPETPSEQALQTADRIRQAISEASVNTGQGLIKTTVSAGVATIRRSESIDRLLQRSDEALYQAKSEGRNRVCG, encoded by the coding sequence ATGTCTCAAACAACAAGAAACACGCCGGATACGGAACTTTCCCAATTTCGTGTCAAGGGCGAAATTCCTGTCCCTGTCCTGATCAACTGGCTGACAACCGTAGCCGTTCCTCTGCTGGTATTCTTTGCCTGGCGATCCGGCCTGCGAAATGATCCGGTTACACCACCATTGCTGATTGGTTTTGCAGTAATGCTGGCCGCCAACTCCCTGGTTTATTGGCTATCCAGTCACAAAACCCTCCAGCGCCGCGGGTTCATCGCGCTGATCACCGTGCTCTTTACCTACCTGGCTATTCATGCTGTGGAAGACGGCTCGGCCATTCTCTGGCTGTTCGCCTACCCGCCGATCATCTTTTACATCAGCGAAGCCCGGGTTGGAGTGGCCGCCTGCAGCGGGGGATTTGCCGCGGTTATCCTGTTGTTCAGCCCGCTGGGCGATATGCTCTTTGAACCGCCGTACAGCTCCAGCTTCCGGTTGACCATGATCTTTGCGCTGGGCTTCGAAATGGTCACCTGTTACATCCTTGACCAGAGCCGCCGCCGAAGCAAACTTGGCCTGCTAAAACTGGCCGCGGATTTCGAGTATGCCGCCAAGCACGATGCCCTGACCGGCCTGGCAAACCGCCGGGAGGCCCTCAGCCAGCTTGATGCAGAACATCAGCGCTACCTTCGGAACGGCCGCCTTTTTTCAGTCGTATTGCTGGATATCGACCTGTTCAAGAGCGTTAACGACAATTACGGACATCATGTGGGAGACGAGTTGATCACTCTGGTTGCCCAGACGCTGCGTGAACAGTGCCGCAAGGTGGACACACTGGCCCGGTGGGGCGGCGAGGAATACCTTATACTGCTTCCTGAAACCCCGTCAGAACAGGCCTTGCAGACGGCCGACAGGATTCGGCAGGCGATCTCGGAAGCGTCGGTCAATACCGGACAGGGGTTGATAAAAACCACGGTCAGTGCGGGCGTTGCAACAATCCGGAGATCCGAATCCATTGATCGACTGCTGCAGCGATCAGACGAGGCGCTTTATCAGGCCAAGTCAGAAGGGCGCAATCGTGTCTGCGGATAG
- a CDS encoding ABC1 kinase family protein: MASRRSGKSVSRIKTGSFERRLSMTRAGLFAGTRMASHMATNWFGSEEKREKRHRAMLSSQARFLVDELGQLKGSVVKIGQVMALYGEHFLPEEVTEALHTLEDQTTSLEWPAIERVLKAELGVERLAELEVDPEPIGAASLGQVHRAVRRSDGLELVLKVQYPGVDDAVDSDLNAVAQLLRVARLVNFGPEFNDWLEEVREMMHREVDYRLEAKTTEKFRQMLASDPRFIVPRVLPEFSTAHIIASTFEHGHSVSSQAVRELPLARRSALGKAALELFFRELFVWGEIQTDPNFGNYRIRIAGEEGEDSGYDRIVLLDFGAVQSYSDEFLQPVIQMIRASYENDLQAVIDGGVKLRFMSTDWPEEVLQKFGSVCMSVLEPLSSDRESWPDYAVNSHGEYRWKQSDLPSRVARQAARSAISRYFRVPPKEFVFLNRKLIGVYTFIAVLNSEFNGEPMLRKYLYGEGGDAPDASATSQSTKA, from the coding sequence ATGGCATCCAGACGTTCAGGAAAATCGGTTTCCCGCATCAAGACAGGCAGCTTCGAACGCCGGTTGAGCATGACCCGCGCCGGCCTGTTCGCAGGCACCCGCATGGCTTCGCACATGGCGACCAACTGGTTCGGCAGCGAGGAAAAACGGGAGAAGCGCCACCGGGCGATGCTGTCAAGCCAGGCGCGCTTCCTGGTGGATGAACTGGGCCAGCTCAAGGGCAGCGTGGTGAAGATCGGCCAGGTGATGGCACTGTATGGCGAACATTTCCTGCCCGAGGAAGTGACCGAAGCCTTGCACACCCTGGAGGACCAGACCACCTCGCTGGAGTGGCCGGCCATTGAGCGGGTGCTGAAAGCCGAACTGGGCGTGGAACGGCTTGCTGAGCTCGAGGTGGACCCGGAGCCTATCGGGGCGGCGTCCCTCGGCCAGGTGCACCGGGCCGTGCGCCGCAGTGACGGGCTCGAGCTGGTTCTGAAGGTGCAATACCCCGGTGTCGACGATGCCGTAGACAGCGATCTGAATGCCGTTGCGCAGTTACTCCGGGTGGCCAGGCTGGTGAACTTCGGCCCGGAATTCAACGACTGGCTGGAAGAAGTGCGGGAGATGATGCACCGGGAGGTGGATTATCGCCTGGAGGCAAAGACTACCGAAAAATTCCGCCAGATGCTGGCCTCGGACCCCCGGTTTATCGTACCGAGGGTTTTGCCGGAGTTCTCAACTGCCCACATCATCGCTTCCACTTTTGAGCACGGGCACTCGGTGAGTTCTCAGGCGGTCCGGGAGTTGCCACTGGCAAGGCGCAGTGCGCTGGGGAAGGCTGCTCTGGAGCTGTTTTTCCGGGAGCTGTTTGTCTGGGGTGAAATCCAGACCGACCCCAACTTTGGCAACTACCGCATTCGGATTGCCGGAGAAGAGGGCGAGGACTCTGGCTATGACCGGATCGTTCTGCTCGACTTCGGGGCGGTACAGTCCTACTCGGACGAGTTCCTCCAGCCAGTAATCCAGATGATCCGGGCGTCCTATGAAAATGATCTGCAGGCCGTAATCGACGGCGGGGTAAAACTGCGCTTCATGAGCACCGACTGGCCGGAGGAAGTCCTGCAGAAGTTCGGGTCGGTGTGCATGTCGGTTCTTGAACCCCTGTCCAGCGACCGGGAGTCGTGGCCGGATTATGCCGTGAACAGCCATGGAGAATATCGCTGGAAACAGAGCGATCTGCCCTCCCGGGTTGCCCGCCAGGCGGCCCGCTCGGCCATCAGCCGGTATTTCCGGGTGCCGCCCAAGGAGTTTGTGTTCCTGAACCGCAAGCTGATCGGGGTCTATACCTTTATCGCCGTTCTGAACTCCGAGTTCAATGGCGAGCCAATGCTGCGTAAATACCTCTATGGCGAGGGCGGCGATGCCCCGGATGCTTCGGCCACCAGCCAGAGTACGAAGGCATAG
- a CDS encoding septal ring lytic transglycosylase RlpA family protein, translated as MNCKPSSSLILAVATAVMLSGCASAPGTGQSSRYALANDRAPSGGFDVSGLGNAVPVYEEPSGAGNKSPYTVWGKRYHVLESNDGYVARGTASWYGEKFHGHKTSNGETFDMYAMSAAHKSLRIPGYARVTNLDNGRSVIVRVNDRGPFHGDRLIDLSYAAAKKLGYQARGTARVEVAAITIEPDGAMYLAGKPFTPGRSRGHSEAPAKAGDEKAMDRQSLFVQLGSFSSRDPAEKLLEQARAVLENPMRVRAVDTDAGRFHRVQVGPFTDEVSARKTQNLLEARGFEQSIVLTDSY; from the coding sequence GTGAATTGCAAACCATCATCATCGCTTATACTGGCGGTTGCTACGGCAGTGATGCTCAGTGGTTGCGCTTCAGCGCCCGGGACCGGTCAATCGTCCCGCTACGCTCTGGCGAACGACCGCGCCCCCTCCGGTGGTTTCGATGTGTCTGGTCTCGGCAATGCCGTTCCCGTTTACGAGGAGCCCAGTGGTGCCGGCAACAAGTCTCCCTACACGGTCTGGGGCAAGCGATACCATGTGCTTGAGAGCAATGATGGATATGTGGCACGGGGCACGGCGAGCTGGTACGGGGAGAAGTTTCATGGACACAAGACTTCCAACGGTGAAACCTTTGACATGTATGCCATGTCTGCGGCTCACAAATCCTTGCGGATTCCGGGCTACGCCAGGGTAACGAACCTGGATAACGGTCGCTCGGTGATTGTCCGGGTCAACGACCGGGGACCTTTCCACGGCGACCGGCTTATTGATCTCTCCTATGCCGCTGCCAAAAAACTGGGTTACCAGGCCCGGGGCACCGCCAGGGTTGAGGTTGCGGCCATCACCATAGAGCCGGATGGCGCCATGTATCTTGCCGGGAAACCATTCACGCCCGGCCGTTCCCGCGGCCACTCTGAAGCCCCGGCCAAGGCAGGCGATGAAAAGGCAATGGACCGGCAATCGCTGTTCGTCCAACTGGGCTCCTTCAGCAGCCGAGATCCGGCCGAAAAACTGCTCGAACAGGCAAGGGCGGTGCTTGAGAACCCGATGCGCGTGAGAGCGGTTGATACCGACGCCGGGCGTTTTCACCGTGTTCAGGTAGGGCCGTTCACTGATGAGGTGTCGGCCAGGAAAACCCAGAACCTGCTGGAGGCCCGGGGCTTTGAACAGTCTATCGTGCTGACGGATTCATACTGA
- a CDS encoding HP0495 family protein — protein MSQPKAPKIEFPCDYVIKVIGNAAPDFTEFVVEVVAQHAPGICEADISVNESSKGRFSSVQLTIVATGEAQLKALFEDLKASGRVHMVL, from the coding sequence ATGAGTCAGCCGAAAGCACCAAAAATTGAATTTCCATGCGACTACGTGATCAAGGTGATCGGTAATGCAGCACCGGATTTCACTGAGTTCGTGGTTGAGGTCGTGGCGCAGCATGCGCCGGGCATCTGCGAAGCCGATATTTCGGTGAATGAGAGCAGCAAGGGCCGTTTCTCCTCGGTACAGCTGACAATTGTTGCCACCGGGGAGGCGCAGCTCAAAGCCCTGTTTGAAGACCTCAAGGCCAGTGGCCGTGTACACATGGTGCTCTGA
- a CDS encoding methyl-accepting chemotaxis protein has translation MKQFSLRFKLYALVVSLLLIMGVSIVVTAQLSLRDMEQRLTAETRETVQGIVMDQLGATAGKYGELVSGQFATAFRTPEVVRNVIIRNIQTDSSGRISRSALQETIGAVLEEQPSLSSIYAQFEPDAYDGQDRYFTGGVEEHSSDEGTLEIYYYRDPEGNVVFSRTEDPATKYLDSRNEFGIREAEWYLCSRDAKAPCIMEPYNYEISKGYSELMTSLVVPILDEGTFAGVVGVDINLSTLQKTIASVSQKLFDGQSRVTLLSQKGLIAASSHYQEHLGRPLVEALPELGETLSGLHQGEGTYDDGETLAVAYPVDIRLPGAQWSLLIELPRAAALASVSEITDLLSAEVAATATRQTLVGIAVVVIAIIALVLLVRSVTRPLDEIRDRMKNLASAEGDLTRELEIDTHAELIDLAGGFNAFLARLREMINDLKGVNAKVRQQAGEVGAIAVETDEQTARQHQDIDSVVTAMNEMSAAAGEVAGFAGEAADNARMAQDGIRFTQDTLSSAVTGVSAVASDMGEASKAIGRVSHRSEDINRILEVIRAIAEQTNLLALNAAIEAARAGEQGRGFAVVADEVRTLASRTRQSTDEISTMIDGLKQDVNGAVSVIQSGVNRATSAVDGTQEAAHSLATVVDRIGTIVEHVTQVATAAEEQSSVSEEINRNLTQIGDAANDLRELASRVKGNGQALDSEVQVLERELGRLRT, from the coding sequence ATGAAACAGTTCTCGCTCCGCTTCAAGCTTTACGCCCTCGTTGTGTCCCTGCTCCTGATCATGGGCGTCAGTATCGTCGTTACGGCCCAGTTGTCGCTCAGGGACATGGAGCAGCGGTTGACGGCTGAAACCCGGGAGACGGTGCAGGGTATTGTGATGGACCAGCTTGGCGCAACCGCCGGCAAATATGGCGAGCTGGTCAGCGGCCAGTTTGCGACCGCGTTTCGCACGCCGGAAGTCGTTCGCAATGTGATTATCCGCAATATCCAGACAGACAGTTCGGGGCGCATCAGCCGTTCGGCCCTGCAGGAAACGATCGGTGCCGTCCTGGAAGAGCAGCCGAGCCTGAGCTCCATCTACGCCCAGTTTGAACCGGACGCCTACGATGGCCAGGATCGCTATTTTACCGGGGGTGTTGAGGAACACAGCAGTGACGAAGGCACCCTGGAGATCTATTACTACCGGGATCCCGAGGGCAATGTGGTGTTCAGCCGCACAGAGGATCCGGCCACCAAATACCTGGACAGCAGGAACGAGTTCGGTATTCGTGAGGCAGAGTGGTACCTGTGCTCCAGGGATGCCAAAGCGCCCTGCATCATGGAGCCCTACAATTACGAAATCAGCAAGGGGTATTCCGAGCTGATGACCAGTCTCGTGGTGCCGATTCTCGATGAGGGCACCTTTGCCGGGGTCGTTGGGGTGGACATCAACCTGTCGACACTGCAAAAGACCATCGCCAGTGTCAGCCAGAAACTGTTTGATGGCCAGTCCCGGGTAACGCTGCTCAGCCAGAAGGGGCTGATTGCCGCCTCCAGCCATTATCAGGAGCACCTCGGTCGCCCCCTTGTGGAAGCCTTGCCGGAGCTTGGCGAGACCCTGTCCGGGTTGCACCAGGGCGAGGGCACCTATGACGATGGCGAAACCCTCGCCGTTGCCTACCCGGTAGATATTCGCCTGCCGGGCGCCCAGTGGTCGTTATTGATTGAACTGCCCCGGGCGGCAGCATTGGCCAGCGTCTCTGAAATCACCGACCTGTTATCCGCTGAAGTGGCCGCCACCGCCACCCGCCAGACCCTGGTAGGAATCGCGGTGGTAGTAATCGCCATCATTGCGCTGGTGCTGCTGGTTCGCTCGGTTACCCGGCCACTGGATGAAATCCGCGACCGGATGAAGAATCTGGCCAGCGCCGAAGGGGACCTGACCCGGGAGCTGGAAATTGACACCCACGCGGAACTGATTGACCTGGCAGGCGGGTTCAACGCCTTCCTTGCCCGGCTGCGGGAAATGATCAACGATCTGAAGGGCGTAAACGCCAAGGTCCGCCAGCAGGCCGGCGAAGTCGGCGCCATTGCCGTTGAGACCGACGAGCAGACCGCCCGCCAGCACCAGGACATCGACAGTGTGGTGACTGCGATGAACGAAATGTCTGCAGCAGCGGGTGAGGTGGCAGGTTTCGCGGGCGAGGCGGCCGACAATGCCCGAATGGCCCAGGACGGTATCCGCTTCACCCAGGATACGCTGTCGTCGGCGGTGACCGGTGTCAGTGCGGTTGCCAGTGACATGGGCGAGGCCAGTAAGGCCATTGGTCGTGTTTCCCACCGCAGCGAAGACATCAACCGCATTCTGGAGGTGATCCGCGCCATTGCCGAGCAGACCAACCTGCTGGCGCTGAACGCGGCGATTGAGGCGGCCCGGGCCGGAGAGCAGGGGCGTGGCTTTGCGGTGGTTGCAGACGAGGTTCGTACCCTGGCATCCCGCACCCGGCAGTCCACCGATGAAATCAGCACCATGATCGACGGGCTGAAACAGGACGTAAACGGTGCTGTCTCGGTGATCCAGAGTGGTGTAAACCGCGCGACGTCGGCCGTTGACGGTACCCAGGAAGCGGCCCATTCGCTGGCCACCGTTGTCGACCGCATCGGAACCATTGTGGAGCATGTGACCCAGGTCGCCACGGCGGCGGAGGAGCAGAGCTCGGTGAGTGAGGAAATCAACCGCAACCTCACGCAGATTGGTGATGCCGCCAATGATCTGCGAGAGCTGGCCAGCCGGGTCAAGGGCAATGGCCAGGCGCTGGATAGCGAGGTTCAGGTCCTCGAGCGGGAACTTGGCCGTCTGAGGACCTGA
- a CDS encoding D-alanyl-D-alanine carboxypeptidase family protein yields MALKSAFRTLTVVFVLMLALTAKVMAQSVLIPSPPQIAGSSYVLMDPKSGRIIMDENSHERLPPASLTKMMTAYIVERELDEGRISMTDMVPISVNAWKTEGSRTFVREGTQVAVEDLFRGVIIQSGNDASVALAEFIAGSEQAFVDIMNQQAQLLGMKDTHFENATGLPAPNHYSTAYDLAILARAIINDYPENYSIYSEKHFTFNDIRQPNRNSLLWRDSSVDGLKTGHTEQAGYCLVASAKRDDTRFIAVVMGTSSTQARAQEIQKMLNYGFRYYDSERLFQAGQELIEAKVWGGEANQISVGLAEDVYVTIPRGSRDSLESTVDLDSVIKAPIKVGDELGRVKVSYNGDVLVDQPVLALTDVPEGGFFKRIWDAIKLFFIQLMP; encoded by the coding sequence ATGGCCTTAAAATCTGCTTTCCGAACGCTAACCGTTGTCTTCGTACTGATGCTCGCCCTGACCGCCAAGGTGATGGCCCAGTCGGTGCTGATCCCCTCGCCGCCGCAGATTGCCGGCAGTTCCTATGTCCTGATGGACCCGAAAAGCGGCCGGATCATCATGGACGAGAACAGCCATGAACGTCTGCCGCCTGCGAGCCTGACCAAGATGATGACGGCCTATATTGTCGAGCGGGAGCTGGATGAAGGCCGCATCTCCATGACCGATATGGTGCCCATCAGTGTTAATGCCTGGAAGACTGAAGGTTCCCGGACCTTTGTCAGGGAAGGCACCCAGGTGGCCGTAGAGGATCTTTTCCGGGGTGTGATCATCCAGTCCGGCAATGACGCCTCGGTGGCGCTGGCGGAGTTCATTGCCGGAAGTGAGCAGGCCTTCGTCGACATCATGAATCAGCAGGCCCAGTTACTGGGTATGAAAGATACCCATTTCGAGAATGCCACCGGGCTGCCAGCACCGAATCACTATTCAACCGCGTACGATCTGGCGATTCTGGCCCGGGCCATCATTAACGACTATCCGGAAAACTATTCGATCTATTCGGAAAAGCATTTCACCTTTAACGATATCCGGCAGCCAAACCGGAACAGCCTGCTGTGGCGTGACAGCAGTGTGGATGGTCTGAAAACGGGCCATACCGAACAAGCCGGATACTGTCTGGTGGCTTCGGCCAAGCGGGATGATACCCGCTTTATTGCCGTGGTCATGGGCACGAGCAGTACACAGGCCCGGGCCCAGGAAATTCAGAAGATGCTGAACTATGGCTTCCGTTATTACGACAGTGAGCGTCTGTTCCAGGCCGGACAGGAGCTGATCGAGGCCAAGGTCTGGGGTGGCGAGGCGAATCAGATCTCGGTTGGCCTGGCGGAAGATGTCTACGTCACTATTCCCCGGGGCTCCAGAGACAGCCTTGAATCGACGGTAGACCTTGATTCTGTGATCAAGGCACCCATCAAAGTGGGGGATGAGCTCGGACGGGTCAAGGTGTCTTACAACGGTGACGTGCTGGTTGATCAGCCGGTGCTGGCCCTGACCGATGTTCCCGAGGGCGGTTTCTTCAAGCGCATCTGGGACGCCATCAAGCTCTTTTTCATTCAGTTAATGCCGTAG
- a CDS encoding YqaA family protein, with protein sequence MAYLTLFLTAFAAATLLPAYSEILLGTMLTQGYSWWWLWVWATLGNTLGSVVNGVIGRQVDRFKHKRWFPVSELQLHKARNRFNRYGQWSLLMGWLPLGGDALTLVGGIMRVPWLNFVILVGIGKGARYAFVLWLVAEASGASPPSP encoded by the coding sequence GTGGCTTACCTGACACTTTTCCTGACCGCGTTCGCCGCCGCCACCCTGCTGCCTGCCTACTCTGAAATCCTGCTCGGCACCATGCTCACCCAGGGCTATTCCTGGTGGTGGCTGTGGGTCTGGGCAACGCTGGGCAACACGCTTGGCTCGGTCGTTAATGGGGTTATCGGCCGGCAAGTGGATCGCTTTAAGCACAAACGCTGGTTTCCGGTCAGCGAATTACAGTTGCACAAGGCCCGGAACCGGTTCAACCGCTATGGCCAGTGGTCGTTGCTTATGGGCTGGCTGCCCCTGGGGGGCGACGCGCTGACCCTGGTGGGCGGAATCATGCGCGTGCCCTGGCTGAACTTCGTGATTCTGGTGGGAATCGGCAAGGGCGCCCGCTATGCCTTCGTACTCTGGCTGGTGGCCGAAGCATCCGGGGCATCGCCGCCCTCGCCATAG
- the rodA gene encoding rod shape-determining protein RodA: protein MAFKTLLDPTASNPLGRQRTIWMTLHLDPILLALLLVLVSCGLFVLYSGADRNLEVVKAQGIRLAIAFVVMFVFAQLDPSVYRRWAPWLYVAGVLSLVAVLVAGVGAKGAQRWLDLPGGLPRFQPSELMKLVVPMTTAWYLSRHFLPPRFRHVAVGLAIVLLPMGLIIDQPDLGTSLLVGLAGIFVVFFAGISWKLIAAFVAMVSVSAPLMWFFVMRDYQKQRVLTLLNPQSDPLGAGWNIIQSKTAIGSGGIEGKGWLQGTQSHLEFLPESHTDFIVAVLAEEFGFIGMLALLTVYFLIILRCLYIAATAQDSFSRLVAGALAMTFFIYVFVNIGMVSGILPVVGVPLPLVSYGGTSSVTLMAAFGVLMSVHTHRRMIGA, encoded by the coding sequence ATGGCCTTCAAGACATTACTTGATCCAACCGCAAGCAATCCCCTCGGCCGGCAGCGGACCATCTGGATGACGCTGCACCTGGATCCGATCCTGCTGGCGCTGTTGCTTGTGCTGGTTTCCTGCGGCCTGTTCGTGCTTTACAGCGGGGCGGACCGGAACCTGGAAGTGGTCAAGGCCCAGGGCATCCGGCTGGCTATCGCCTTTGTCGTTATGTTTGTGTTCGCGCAACTGGATCCTTCGGTGTATCGACGGTGGGCGCCCTGGCTCTATGTGGCCGGAGTCCTGTCGCTGGTTGCGGTTCTGGTGGCTGGTGTCGGGGCCAAGGGCGCGCAGCGCTGGCTGGATTTGCCGGGGGGGTTGCCGCGCTTTCAGCCCTCCGAGCTGATGAAGCTCGTGGTGCCCATGACGACAGCCTGGTACCTCTCCAGGCATTTTCTGCCTCCGAGGTTCCGGCATGTGGCAGTCGGGCTTGCGATCGTGCTGCTGCCGATGGGGCTGATCATTGATCAGCCGGATCTGGGGACCTCGCTGCTGGTTGGGCTGGCGGGAATTTTTGTGGTGTTTTTTGCCGGTATCAGCTGGAAACTGATCGCGGCGTTTGTTGCCATGGTGTCGGTGTCTGCGCCACTGATGTGGTTTTTTGTCATGCGGGACTACCAGAAGCAGCGGGTTCTGACGCTGCTGAACCCGCAAAGTGATCCGCTTGGCGCCGGCTGGAATATCATCCAGTCGAAAACCGCCATTGGCTCCGGAGGCATTGAAGGCAAGGGTTGGTTGCAGGGTACCCAGTCCCACCTGGAGTTCCTGCCGGAGAGCCACACCGACTTTATCGTTGCCGTGCTGGCGGAGGAATTTGGCTTCATCGGGATGCTCGCGCTCCTGACCGTATATTTCCTGATCATACTCAGGTGCCTGTATATCGCCGCCACCGCTCAGGATTCCTTCAGTCGCCTTGTGGCCGGCGCCCTGGCGATGACTTTCTTCATCTATGTCTTCGTGAATATCGGTATGGTAAGCGGAATTTTACCGGTGGTGGGTGTGCCTTTACCGCTTGTCAGCTATGGTGGAACCTCCAGTGTCACCCTGATGGCGGCATTCGGGGTCTTGATGTCAGTACATACACACCGGAGAATGATTGGTGCCTGA